The proteins below come from a single Saccharophagus degradans 2-40 genomic window:
- a CDS encoding TonB-dependent receptor plug domain-containing protein, giving the protein MSIGYSKIHILKQLLAAVGLGVAANVSAQDDHALFGMSLEELLNVPVKSATLTELDILSAPSSISLFHHQQFELMGVDYLHELINFVPGFQAFRQGDGPNEYYISARGRRTGSSNREILVLVDGQRQNRDFDGALAVPVILLAGVEKIEFIRGPGSALYGSNAFMGVIDITTKKGVNRIESSLSTGDAGTKIVHAQASYAVSNWTLNAQLTGLIDEGQRYNVADTFTGLPTTITDPHSGTSLRLSASSNNTSVTFVSERRRSKNFYIPDTTAEGTSRTINPVDGLSLSHRWQAAPDLTVNFSSSYSHLAYEAQLFIAPVGALAAVSSPSGTDPFIIQLEQPQRNLVGAVQGDWQWQPDISFQGGVEWRKGHYGDLRVRNNYDLTALANGDYPIAFYGDEERYSYVYHAFDRTVLAGYLQAQAKLNDDWALTVGGRYDRYSSSGSAYSPRLALVRTLTANQSLKLLYGEAFRAPTINELAAENNIYVTGNPQLDSERVSTLELVWVGAWERRQLSVSMFQNQFKDGIFQRVMGNNRIFANSQNEESASGAELGYFEQLSDYWQVRASASHVFTPLDEGFRLADTTGSVTVNYQKSKWNLNVGWVFTGEREQVVPSGDRLTLDSYQWFTAKVRYQWAKNRDLWLQVKNAADTNYQTPAQSESLEYGLPNRGRELSLGLSLGF; this is encoded by the coding sequence ATGAGTATTGGTTATTCAAAAATACATATACTTAAACAACTGCTTGCTGCGGTTGGTTTAGGTGTGGCAGCGAATGTAAGTGCACAGGATGATCACGCGCTATTTGGTATGTCCCTAGAAGAGCTGCTAAACGTACCGGTTAAAAGCGCAACGCTTACCGAGCTTGATATTCTCTCTGCACCGTCTTCCATTTCTTTATTTCATCACCAGCAATTCGAATTGATGGGGGTGGATTACCTGCATGAGCTTATTAATTTTGTGCCTGGCTTTCAGGCGTTTAGGCAGGGCGATGGGCCCAACGAATACTACATAAGTGCTCGCGGCCGACGCACTGGTAGCTCAAACCGCGAAATTTTAGTGTTGGTAGATGGCCAGCGACAAAATCGAGATTTTGATGGCGCTTTGGCTGTACCCGTTATATTGCTTGCGGGCGTAGAAAAAATAGAATTTATTCGCGGCCCCGGCTCCGCGTTATACGGCTCAAACGCTTTTATGGGGGTGATTGATATCACCACCAAAAAGGGCGTAAACCGTATCGAGTCGTCGTTGAGTACAGGGGATGCGGGAACTAAAATCGTGCATGCGCAGGCCAGCTATGCGGTATCCAATTGGACCCTTAATGCGCAGCTTACGGGGTTAATCGACGAGGGGCAGCGCTATAATGTTGCCGATACCTTCACTGGGTTACCTACCACCATTACCGACCCGCACTCAGGCACAAGCCTGCGCTTAAGTGCTAGCTCGAATAACACCAGCGTTACTTTTGTTTCTGAGCGCAGGCGTAGTAAAAATTTCTATATACCCGATACCACAGCAGAAGGCACCAGCCGCACCATTAACCCCGTAGACGGGCTGAGCCTTAGCCACCGCTGGCAGGCGGCGCCAGATTTAACGGTAAACTTTAGTAGCTCTTACTCCCATCTGGCCTACGAGGCGCAGTTGTTTATTGCGCCAGTAGGTGCATTGGCGGCGGTAAGCAGCCCATCCGGTACAGACCCTTTTATTATTCAGTTAGAGCAGCCACAGCGAAACCTTGTGGGGGCAGTGCAGGGCGACTGGCAGTGGCAGCCGGATATAAGCTTTCAGGGCGGGGTGGAGTGGCGCAAAGGGCATTATGGCGATTTGCGGGTGCGCAATAATTACGATTTAACCGCTTTAGCCAATGGTGACTACCCAATTGCGTTTTATGGCGACGAAGAGCGTTATAGTTACGTGTACCACGCGTTCGACCGCACCGTGCTAGCAGGTTACTTGCAGGCGCAAGCTAAGCTCAATGACGATTGGGCACTTACTGTAGGGGGGCGTTATGACCGCTATTCAAGCAGTGGTTCTGCCTATAGCCCTAGGCTGGCGTTGGTTAGAACGCTTACGGCTAACCAGTCGTTAAAACTGTTGTACGGCGAGGCATTTCGCGCGCCAACTATTAACGAATTAGCAGCAGAGAATAATATTTATGTTACCGGCAACCCGCAATTAGACTCAGAAAGGGTCTCTACCCTCGAGCTTGTATGGGTTGGGGCGTGGGAGCGCCGCCAGTTGAGTGTGTCGATGTTTCAAAATCAATTTAAAGATGGCATCTTTCAGCGTGTGATGGGCAATAACCGTATCTTTGCAAACTCACAGAATGAAGAGAGCGCAAGCGGTGCAGAGCTTGGCTACTTTGAGCAGTTAAGTGACTATTGGCAGGTGCGTGCCAGCGCCTCACATGTGTTTACACCGCTGGATGAGGGCTTTCGCCTTGCCGATACCACGGGCTCCGTTACGGTTAACTACCAAAAGAGCAAGTGGAACCTAAATGTCGGCTGGGTGTTCACCGGCGAGCGCGAGCAGGTTGTACCGTCTGGTGACCGCCTTACCCTCGACAGCTATCAGTGGTTTACCGCAAAAGTACGCTATCAGTGGGCAAAGAATCGAGACCTGTGGCTACAGGTTAAAAATGCTGCAGATACTAATTACCAAACACCGGCACAAAGCGAAAGCCTCGAATATGGCCTGCCAAATAGGGGCCGCGAGCTAAGTCTGGGGCTTAGTCTTGGCTTTTAA
- a CDS encoding glycoside hydrolase 5 family protein, protein MVNYLKRAALCMLALVAVACAKSQPETKVEELPATKTAANAGVAATEFVQVNGGRFTLRGQDYAYIGTNMWFAAYIGSTNPEYGDRERLIKELDLLKSLGVTNLRILGASEKSPLRDSMKPAISERGEINQHDILEGLDFALAEMAKRDMKAVIFLNNFWEWSGGMATYLSWVNGGEIVDMADPTKPWPAFALFSAGFYSNEEAKQLFNNYLTKVVSRRNTITGELYANDPTIMSWQLANEPRPGNGDVSKSNLPAYYDWISKTTQLIKSIAPKQLVSIGSEGTMGCLELDECVITAHKETGIDYVTFHMWLKNWGWFDVQNAEQTYDSAVATADKYIDHHIKLANELNMPVVLEEFGMERDGGEFSPESAVTYRDKFYAYVFDRQIKSIRSGGPFVGSNFWAWGGYGKAMHDDAVWRKGDKTFVGDPPQEPQGLNAVFASDTSTLEVLKQAADAIR, encoded by the coding sequence ATGGTGAACTACTTAAAGCGCGCTGCCCTGTGCATGCTTGCGCTCGTTGCTGTGGCTTGCGCCAAATCGCAGCCAGAAACAAAAGTTGAAGAGCTGCCTGCCACCAAAACTGCGGCAAATGCCGGTGTGGCAGCGACAGAGTTTGTGCAAGTAAATGGTGGCCGCTTTACATTGCGCGGGCAGGACTACGCCTACATAGGCACTAATATGTGGTTTGCCGCGTATATTGGTTCTACCAACCCTGAATACGGCGATCGCGAGCGCCTAATTAAAGAACTCGATTTATTAAAATCCTTGGGTGTGACCAACCTGCGTATTTTAGGAGCATCCGAAAAATCTCCATTGCGCGATTCCATGAAACCGGCAATTAGTGAGCGCGGTGAAATTAACCAGCACGATATTTTAGAGGGCTTAGATTTTGCGTTAGCTGAAATGGCTAAGCGCGATATGAAAGCCGTGATATTTCTGAATAACTTTTGGGAATGGTCCGGCGGTATGGCGACTTACCTAAGCTGGGTTAACGGTGGCGAAATTGTTGATATGGCAGACCCCACCAAACCATGGCCAGCTTTTGCACTTTTTTCAGCGGGGTTTTACTCTAATGAAGAGGCGAAACAACTATTCAATAATTACCTTACAAAAGTTGTAAGCCGCCGCAATACCATTACCGGCGAGTTGTACGCTAACGACCCCACTATTATGTCTTGGCAGCTCGCTAACGAGCCGCGCCCAGGTAACGGCGATGTGAGCAAGTCTAACTTACCCGCCTATTACGATTGGATAAGTAAAACCACTCAGCTAATTAAAAGCATTGCCCCTAAGCAGTTGGTGTCGATTGGTAGCGAAGGTACCATGGGCTGCTTAGAGTTGGATGAGTGCGTTATTACCGCCCACAAAGAAACAGGTATCGACTACGTTACATTCCATATGTGGCTTAAAAACTGGGGCTGGTTCGATGTGCAAAACGCAGAGCAAACCTACGACAGCGCAGTTGCTACTGCAGATAAATATATCGATCACCACATTAAACTGGCTAACGAGTTAAATATGCCGGTGGTGCTGGAAGAGTTTGGTATGGAGCGCGACGGAGGTGAATTCTCCCCAGAAAGCGCGGTAACCTATCGCGATAAATTCTATGCCTATGTGTTCGATCGCCAAATTAAAAGTATTCGCTCTGGCGGGCCGTTTGTAGGGTCCAACTTTTGGGCGTGGGGCGGTTATGGCAAAGCCATGCACGATGATGCTGTATGGCGCAAAGGCGATAAAACCTTTGTTGGTGACCCGCCGCAGGAGCCGCAAGGTTTAAATGCGGTATTTGCTTCCGATACTTCAACGCTGGAAGTGTTGAAGCAAGCGGCGGACGCTATTCGGTAA
- a CDS encoding phytochelatin synthase family protein — protein MNLHIFKRSILTIHLVILAGLISGCYGISNTKADTSQSMPNHKNATQQTASGDAAPFDNGRMCIDHLVNAKLNHFNDDWSLPENMVDLRSEEGQTRLLECSYCEDYPTLATAYLTQATQTFCGLASTTMVLNADAESRKWRPVTQPYQPFNFYTQCNLLNDEVREHIDVAKVLNEGMELNEIFFVVKNQPSVVEAYCQHATSAQNKGELPASDAPHNCGVDQDYNTFMKTITNALNTPRHYVIANFAGAPSPERGGHFSPIAAYHKASDSFLIMDVARYKYPPFWISSKELWQAMQKIDSGSGKARGYIIAQTKSGSAN, from the coding sequence GTGAATTTACACATATTTAAACGCAGTATTCTAACCATACACTTGGTAATTTTAGCTGGGTTAATTAGTGGCTGTTACGGCATTTCAAATACCAAAGCAGATACTAGTCAATCAATGCCGAACCACAAAAACGCCACTCAACAAACCGCATCAGGCGACGCCGCGCCATTCGACAATGGCCGCATGTGTATTGACCATTTAGTTAATGCCAAGCTAAATCACTTTAACGACGACTGGTCACTACCTGAAAACATGGTGGATTTGCGCAGCGAAGAGGGCCAAACCCGACTATTAGAATGCAGCTACTGTGAAGACTACCCCACGCTTGCAACCGCCTACCTTACTCAAGCCACGCAAACCTTTTGCGGTTTAGCCTCTACCACTATGGTACTTAATGCCGATGCAGAATCGAGAAAATGGCGCCCGGTGACCCAACCCTACCAACCTTTTAATTTTTATACACAATGTAATTTATTAAATGATGAAGTAAGGGAACATATAGATGTTGCGAAAGTACTTAACGAAGGGATGGAGCTAAACGAAATATTTTTTGTGGTTAAAAATCAGCCCTCGGTAGTTGAAGCCTATTGCCAACACGCAACCAGCGCGCAAAACAAAGGCGAACTACCTGCAAGTGATGCACCGCACAATTGCGGCGTAGACCAAGATTACAACACTTTTATGAAAACCATTACCAACGCGCTGAACACACCAAGGCACTATGTAATAGCTAATTTCGCCGGGGCTCCTTCGCCAGAACGCGGCGGACACTTCTCGCCAATCGCGGCCTACCACAAAGCCAGCGACAGTTTTCTTATTATGGATGTTGCTCGCTATAAATACCCACCGTTCTGGATAAGCTCCAAAGAACTTTGGCAAGCAATGCAAAAAATAGATAGCGGCTCAGGCAAAGCGCGCGGCTATATTATTGCTCAGACTAAATCTGGCTCCGCCAATTAA
- a CDS encoding gamma-glutamylcyclotransferase family protein: MTTSQDKRKHYYFTWGTLKQGFPNHDANKEVLGDLIGKFTTVKPLSLIVPLASFCPNKGCRFVHRIGALTEKTLSQSAKLKGEVYLISEAGLAQLDKLENYDPKSTTNSYVRKTIDLANDATGEVINAYIYFINDAEKYEALLQVKQAEIVPEYTLDMARGKYKPCCEANSNHQGPHDELPFPTLPDKNYAI, translated from the coding sequence ATGACCACATCGCAAGATAAACGAAAACATTACTACTTCACTTGGGGAACACTCAAACAAGGTTTTCCTAACCACGACGCCAATAAAGAAGTACTGGGCGATCTTATTGGCAAATTTACAACAGTTAAACCTCTTTCACTAATCGTCCCACTCGCCAGCTTTTGCCCCAACAAAGGTTGTAGGTTTGTTCATCGTATTGGCGCTCTCACAGAGAAGACTTTATCCCAAAGTGCCAAGCTCAAAGGCGAGGTTTACCTTATTTCAGAAGCAGGCCTTGCCCAACTAGACAAGCTCGAAAATTACGATCCGAAATCAACAACTAACTCCTATGTGCGAAAAACAATAGATTTAGCTAACGATGCCACCGGTGAAGTTATCAATGCTTATATCTACTTTATTAATGACGCAGAAAAATATGAAGCGTTATTACAAGTAAAACAAGCAGAAATCGTTCCTGAGTACACGCTCGATATGGCCAGAGGAAAGTACAAACCTTGCTGTGAAGCTAATAGTAATCATCAGGGGCCTCACGACGAACTCCCCTTCCCCACTTTGCCCGACAAAAATTACGCAATTTAA
- a CDS encoding AAA family ATPase produces the protein MINSDGRVALDRDKLKAHRRKLGLSQEQMAFLCAEQGLYVSIASLKRAEAQKRVLYRTARDISEFFGVSLESILLQPEKLSSTSERDNTGTIDVYRTVVLTNILYEDGVSELNIDAYSQVSTILHEYRLDVVSNTKSGLILSSKTSYSDGNEPLRACYGAKQLLTVLPALIGRRCAAVITGQNTPFSEHEYAHSQLGVCASTFFNNGGSAIYVGEELKPIVARYIHCQEWDNAPSELSACFSRLVFECSSEVQQLALAGRQLELYQFRSIIDSTKNYRAAQVFCLNGVAGIGKTRLLKECVHIAGGEGYVCAELTALDLRGIHNAKLISQVVRKLLALDSATLNIDAPEMGSCRRLLTDHENRLLRALEKEDLDEEIQLSFGLMSHHEIVEQQIQLCVKLTRHVCQRSPVLLCFEDLHWADQSALDFLAQWIPLIKDQAIVILCTHRPEEHIIDAMNHLALSAPLSTVNLAPLSLQDAQFIAQQITNKYDYQHLCISKAQGNPLFLEQLLRTEFTDKQQLPYTIQTLITAKLDQLKAVDRLAVLAASAVGQKFPLDIIRFLTGNDQYQPTELIKSFLISSATGGYSFNHALICDGIYQSIQDEAKHDLNLRCAQWYADKDTTLELRYLFRIKSTSIASKLPTAVDKLIKNFRFDLALEFINSALEDGVEGLDKFQTLYTKADIHNKLGQFKLAAELAEKALAHAASPADKVEALLLNANALNTLDCFDSALASLVRAEEIANQYSMPSKLARIYYLKGNFFFPKGDIDVCLHNHKQALEYAKQARDLEMQARALGGLCDAAYAGGKMYSAYGYVRECLEISENHDFKTVIASNLFMLGTVRIYQNQSKQALRDTLNGIELTRLVGHSRAEIVSRLTAAWVYLDMLELSEAKYQIDAAISLAKNVGAKRFIPFLQESLARAEYLDGNYDAAAAVIEEAIPQVEILSAQQFIGPWVYATAALVGDNTEVTKSYLAKGDELLAGGCIGHNYFRFYVLAMESCIRWQMWAELDYYKQQLIDYTREEPTPWSQYYIQRATLILKSQTEDVSQGDVRSLILQAQEAGLLSSVNALSALLESKLGQ, from the coding sequence ATGATAAATTCGGATGGACGGGTAGCGCTCGATAGAGACAAGCTAAAGGCGCATCGCCGCAAACTGGGGCTTAGTCAAGAGCAAATGGCCTTTCTATGTGCAGAGCAGGGCCTGTACGTGTCTATCGCGTCGCTTAAACGTGCCGAAGCCCAAAAGCGAGTTTTGTATCGCACTGCGCGCGACATAAGTGAGTTCTTTGGGGTATCGCTAGAAAGCATTTTGTTGCAGCCTGAAAAGCTCAGTTCTACATCTGAAAGGGACAACACCGGCACAATTGATGTGTACCGAACTGTGGTGTTAACCAATATTCTTTATGAGGATGGGGTAAGCGAGCTAAATATCGATGCTTATTCTCAGGTGTCGACAATTCTTCACGAATACCGCTTAGATGTTGTGAGCAATACTAAGAGCGGGCTTATTTTATCTTCCAAAACGTCTTATTCCGATGGCAACGAACCGCTGCGAGCTTGTTACGGTGCGAAACAACTGTTGACGGTGTTACCTGCACTTATAGGTCGACGTTGTGCTGCGGTAATTACTGGGCAAAATACGCCATTTTCGGAACATGAATATGCGCATTCCCAATTGGGTGTTTGTGCGAGTACATTTTTCAATAATGGCGGTAGTGCTATATATGTTGGTGAAGAGCTAAAACCAATTGTCGCGCGCTATATTCACTGCCAAGAATGGGATAATGCACCCAGTGAATTGTCGGCCTGCTTTAGTCGGCTTGTGTTTGAATGCTCGTCGGAAGTGCAGCAGTTGGCATTGGCGGGTAGGCAGTTAGAGCTGTATCAGTTTCGCTCCATTATCGATTCCACCAAAAATTACCGAGCGGCGCAGGTTTTTTGTTTAAATGGGGTTGCTGGTATTGGTAAAACGCGTTTACTTAAAGAATGTGTGCACATTGCCGGTGGTGAGGGCTATGTGTGTGCCGAGCTAACCGCTTTAGATCTTCGCGGTATTCATAATGCTAAGCTCATTAGTCAGGTAGTGCGCAAACTATTGGCGCTAGATAGTGCAACATTAAATATCGATGCGCCCGAAATGGGGTCGTGTCGACGATTGCTTACCGATCATGAAAATAGATTGCTAAGGGCGTTAGAAAAAGAAGACCTAGATGAAGAAATCCAGCTCTCATTTGGCTTAATGTCGCATCACGAGATAGTAGAGCAGCAAATCCAGCTGTGCGTAAAACTTACGCGGCATGTTTGTCAGCGCAGCCCTGTATTACTGTGTTTTGAAGATTTACATTGGGCGGATCAAAGTGCATTAGACTTTTTAGCGCAATGGATTCCATTAATTAAAGATCAAGCAATTGTTATTTTATGCACGCATCGCCCTGAAGAGCACATTATCGATGCGATGAATCATTTAGCGCTTTCGGCTCCGTTATCTACTGTAAACTTGGCTCCGCTATCGTTACAGGATGCGCAGTTTATAGCCCAGCAAATTACCAATAAATACGACTATCAGCACCTGTGTATATCTAAGGCACAGGGCAATCCTCTCTTCCTCGAACAACTTTTGCGTACAGAGTTTACCGATAAGCAGCAGTTGCCGTATACCATTCAAACGTTAATAACCGCCAAGTTAGATCAGTTAAAAGCAGTAGATCGACTTGCTGTACTTGCGGCTTCTGCGGTTGGCCAAAAGTTTCCCTTGGATATTATTCGTTTCCTAACTGGAAATGATCAGTATCAGCCCACTGAGCTTATCAAAAGTTTTTTAATATCGAGCGCCACTGGCGGCTATAGTTTTAATCACGCGTTAATATGTGACGGAATTTATCAATCAATACAAGACGAAGCCAAGCACGATTTAAACCTAAGATGCGCGCAGTGGTATGCCGATAAAGATACAACTTTAGAGCTGCGTTACTTATTTAGAATTAAAAGTACGAGTATTGCTAGTAAGCTGCCGACGGCTGTAGATAAACTTATTAAAAACTTTCGCTTCGACCTTGCTCTAGAATTTATAAATAGTGCGCTTGAGGATGGCGTAGAAGGGTTAGATAAATTTCAAACTCTTTATACCAAAGCCGATATTCACAATAAGCTAGGCCAGTTTAAATTGGCGGCAGAGCTTGCCGAGAAAGCGTTAGCGCATGCTGCATCACCCGCCGACAAGGTAGAAGCCTTATTGCTTAATGCCAATGCATTAAATACTTTAGATTGTTTCGATAGCGCCTTAGCAAGTTTGGTGCGGGCAGAAGAAATAGCTAATCAGTATTCAATGCCTAGCAAACTTGCTCGTATTTATTACTTGAAGGGCAATTTCTTTTTCCCGAAAGGTGATATCGATGTTTGTTTGCATAATCACAAGCAAGCGCTAGAGTATGCGAAACAGGCGCGAGACCTCGAAATGCAAGCGCGTGCGTTGGGTGGTTTATGCGATGCCGCTTATGCCGGCGGAAAAATGTATAGCGCCTACGGTTATGTGCGTGAGTGCTTAGAAATTAGCGAGAATCATGATTTTAAAACAGTTATAGCCTCCAATTTATTTATGCTTGGCACTGTGCGTATTTATCAAAATCAATCTAAGCAGGCCCTGCGCGATACGCTCAACGGTATTGAGCTGACTCGGCTGGTGGGGCATTCGCGCGCGGAGATAGTGTCACGTTTAACCGCCGCATGGGTTTACTTGGATATGCTGGAGCTATCTGAAGCAAAGTATCAAATAGACGCTGCTATTAGCCTTGCAAAAAATGTTGGGGCGAAGCGATTTATTCCCTTCTTGCAAGAAAGCTTAGCCCGAGCAGAGTATTTAGACGGTAACTATGATGCCGCTGCTGCGGTTATTGAAGAAGCGATTCCTCAAGTAGAAATATTAAGTGCCCAGCAATTTATAGGGCCTTGGGTATACGCTACAGCAGCATTAGTTGGCGATAATACAGAGGTTACCAAAAGCTATTTAGCCAAAGGTGATGAGCTGCTTGCCGGAGGTTGTATCGGCCACAATTATTTTAGATTTTATGTGCTGGCTATGGAGTCTTGTATCCGTTGGCAGATGTGGGCTGAGCTGGATTATTATAAACAACAACTTATTGACTATACGCGCGAAGAGCCTACACCCTGGTCGCAGTATTATATTCAGCGTGCGACGTTAATACTTAAAAGCCAAACTGAAGATGTATCGCAAGGTGATGTGCGATCACTTATTTTACAGGCACAAGAGGCGGGGTTACTTTCATCGGTTAACGCTCTGAGCGCTTTGCTAGAGAGTAAATTAGGGCAATAG
- the typA gene encoding translational GTPase TypA: MSLPDITKLRNVAIIAHVDHGKTTLVDKLLQQSGTLDRKDQGAERIMDSNDQEKERGITILAKNTAIQWNDYRINIVDTPGHADFGGEVERVLSMVDSVCLLVDAVDGPMPQTRFVTSKAFEKGLRPIVVINKIDRPGARPDWVMDQIFDLFDNLGATEEQLDFPVVYTSALNGIAGTDPEKMSEDMTPLYQMIVDECPVPEVDPAGSFQMQVSALAYDSYVGVIGVGRITRGTLKPNQQVIVKSANGKERKGKVLTVKGYLGLEQVETQLASAGEIVCINGIDGLSISDTLCDPENVEALPALSVDEPTVSMNFIVNDSPFAGREGKFVTTRNIKDRLDQELIHNVALRVQQGDTPDKFIVSGRGELHLSVLIETMRREGFEMGVSRPEVIQKVVDGEVQEPYENVVIDVEEQHQGSIMEELGLRKGELTNMEPDGKGRVRLEFLTPSRGLIGFRGAFLTMTSGSGIMTSIFSHYGPVKVGDVVSRQNGVLVSMVKGKTAAYSLFNLQSRGRLFLGHAVEVYEGQVIGIHSRDNDLAVNPTKGKQLTNVRASGTDEALTLVPPIKHTLEQALEFIEDDELVEVTPESIRIRKKLLTETERKRSKNSK, from the coding sequence GTGTCCCTTCCCGATATTACTAAACTTCGCAATGTTGCCATCATTGCTCACGTTGACCATGGCAAAACCACACTTGTTGATAAATTACTGCAGCAATCTGGCACGCTCGATCGCAAAGACCAAGGTGCCGAGCGCATCATGGATTCCAACGACCAAGAGAAAGAGCGTGGAATTACTATTTTGGCGAAAAACACCGCCATCCAATGGAATGATTACCGCATTAACATCGTAGATACCCCAGGGCACGCCGACTTCGGCGGCGAAGTGGAGCGCGTATTGTCGATGGTAGATAGCGTATGTTTGTTGGTTGATGCCGTAGATGGCCCTATGCCACAAACCCGCTTTGTAACCTCTAAGGCCTTTGAAAAAGGTTTGCGCCCTATTGTTGTTATCAACAAAATTGACCGCCCAGGTGCGCGTCCAGATTGGGTTATGGACCAAATCTTCGATTTGTTCGATAACTTAGGCGCAACCGAAGAGCAACTAGACTTCCCAGTGGTATACACCTCTGCATTAAACGGTATTGCCGGCACCGACCCAGAGAAGATGTCAGAAGACATGACTCCTCTGTATCAAATGATTGTTGATGAGTGCCCAGTACCCGAAGTAGACCCAGCTGGCTCGTTCCAAATGCAAGTATCTGCATTGGCTTACGATAGCTACGTAGGTGTAATTGGTGTGGGCCGCATTACCCGCGGTACCCTTAAGCCTAATCAGCAAGTGATTGTTAAGTCTGCCAACGGCAAAGAGCGCAAAGGTAAAGTACTAACGGTTAAAGGTTACTTAGGTTTGGAGCAGGTTGAAACGCAATTGGCCAGCGCCGGTGAAATTGTGTGTATTAACGGCATCGACGGCTTAAGCATTTCTGATACATTATGTGACCCAGAAAACGTAGAAGCCCTGCCAGCACTATCGGTAGATGAACCAACCGTAAGCATGAACTTTATTGTTAACGATTCACCTTTCGCCGGTCGCGAAGGTAAGTTTGTAACAACCCGTAATATTAAAGACCGTTTAGATCAAGAATTGATTCACAACGTGGCACTGCGCGTACAGCAGGGCGATACTCCAGATAAATTTATCGTATCTGGTCGCGGTGAATTGCATTTGTCGGTATTAATCGAAACCATGCGTCGCGAAGGTTTCGAAATGGGTGTATCTCGTCCTGAAGTTATTCAAAAAGTTGTCGATGGTGAAGTGCAAGAGCCGTACGAAAACGTCGTTATCGACGTTGAAGAGCAGCACCAAGGTTCCATTATGGAAGAGCTTGGTTTGCGTAAGGGCGAGTTAACTAACATGGAGCCAGACGGTAAAGGCCGTGTGCGTTTGGAGTTTTTGACTCCTTCGCGCGGTTTGATTGGTTTCCGTGGCGCTTTCCTAACCATGACATCTGGTTCAGGTATTATGACCAGCATCTTCTCTCACTACGGCCCAGTTAAAGTGGGTGATGTAGTAAGCCGTCAAAACGGCGTACTAGTGAGCATGGTTAAAGGCAAAACAGCTGCATACTCGCTGTTTAACCTACAAAGCCGCGGTCGCCTATTCTTAGGTCACGCTGTTGAGGTTTACGAAGGCCAAGTAATTGGTATTCACTCGCGCGACAACGACTTAGCGGTTAACCCAACCAAAGGTAAGCAGCTAACCAACGTTCGTGCATCGGGTACCGATGAAGCCCTAACACTTGTACCACCAATCAAACATACACTTGAGCAAGCGCTAGAGTTTATTGAAGATGATGAGTTGGTAGAAGTAACTCCAGAAAGCATTCGTATTCGCAAAAAGTTATTAACCGAAACCGAACGCAAGCGCTCTAAAAACAGCAAGTAA
- a CDS encoding YopT-type cysteine protease domain-containing protein: MNKTIHFRQSELIEATGRQNPGGICLGLTVQWLVAISKGFTGEEQRFWDDLNSSKASNEKAPLLGMGYAKEAIQFQNEYGANNNGIGSSDYARKVLKDHELKIESAQDVRDYNALALRDIAHKVLTQNGRYTLLLIKGDEGAHAIGIYRKYSLYGKSEDIAVFDSNQGKWEAFGEGDTVEAIASVMYLYRGWSNIQYSLETFA; this comes from the coding sequence ATGAACAAAACAATACATTTCCGTCAATCTGAGTTAATCGAAGCCACGGGAAGACAAAACCCAGGCGGTATATGTTTGGGGCTTACCGTGCAGTGGCTGGTCGCTATTAGTAAAGGCTTTACTGGCGAAGAACAACGGTTCTGGGACGATTTAAACTCCAGTAAAGCGAGTAATGAAAAAGCGCCGCTTCTAGGCATGGGCTACGCTAAAGAAGCCATTCAATTTCAGAATGAGTACGGTGCAAATAATAACGGAATAGGGAGCAGTGATTACGCCCGGAAAGTACTTAAAGATCACGAGCTAAAAATAGAATCTGCACAGGATGTTAGAGATTACAATGCACTCGCACTACGCGATATCGCACACAAAGTATTAACCCAGAATGGACGCTACACGCTGCTTTTAATTAAAGGGGATGAAGGCGCACACGCAATTGGTATTTATCGAAAATACAGCCTCTACGGTAAAAGCGAAGATATAGCCGTTTTTGACTCGAACCAAGGCAAGTGGGAAGCTTTTGGCGAAGGGGATACAGTAGAAGCGATTGCTAGCGTTATGTATCTGTACCGAGGTTGGTCCAACATACAATATTCCTTAGAAACATTTGCCTAA